The following are encoded in a window of Mycobacterium vicinigordonae genomic DNA:
- a CDS encoding GNAT family N-acetyltransferase has translation MHTARLVHTADLDNDTRHRTHRMLTEAFAGEFTDSDWDHALGGMHALIWHHGAIIAHAAVVQRRLIYQNSALRCGYVEGVAVREDWRGKGLVTALLDGVEQVMRGAYQLGALSSTRAARGLYSARGWLPWLGPTSVLTPSGPTRSPDDDGTVFVLPVSVNLDTSAGLMCDWRDGDVW, from the coding sequence GTGCACACCGCACGCCTGGTACACACCGCCGATCTCGACAACGACACCCGTCACCGCACCCACCGGATGCTGACCGAGGCATTCGCCGGCGAGTTCACCGACAGCGATTGGGATCATGCGCTCGGCGGTATGCACGCATTGATTTGGCACCACGGGGCCATCATCGCGCACGCCGCGGTGGTGCAGCGCCGGCTGATCTATCAGAACTCTGCGTTGCGCTGCGGCTACGTCGAAGGTGTTGCGGTGCGCGAAGATTGGCGCGGCAAGGGGCTGGTGACGGCGCTGCTGGACGGCGTCGAACAGGTGATGCGTGGCGCCTACCAGCTCGGCGCGCTCAGCTCGACACGGGCGGCCCGCGGACTCTACTCGGCCCGCGGCTGGCTGCCCTGGCTCGGCCCGACCTCGGTGCTTACCCCCTCGGGCCCGACCCGCAGCCCCGACGACGACGGGACCGTGTTCGTGCTGCCGGTGAGTGTGAACCTGGACACCTCCGCGGGGCTGATGTGCGACTGGCGTGACGGCGACGTCTGGTAG
- a CDS encoding uroporphyrinogen-III synthase: MAQPRSAPLAGYRIAVTSARRAEELCALLHRHGAEIFAAPAISMIALPDDNELHANTQALITDPPDILIAHTGIGFRGWVAAAEGWGLANELVDSLSRGRVISRGPKATGALRAAGLREEWSPDSESSQEVFEYLLDTGVSGKRIAIQLHGAADGWDPFPEFISGLRSAGAEVVPIRVYRWKPTPLGGDFDCLVTGIARRQFDAVSFTSAPAAAAVLERARQLDLEEQLLDALRGGVHAMCVGPVTSRPLIRRGIPTSSPARMRLGALARHIAEELPALGSCSVKAAGHLVDIRGTCVLVDGSVRTVSASGMAILRALAHRPGDVVGRSELLRVLPGNSADTHAVDTAVLRLRTALGDKNIVATVVKRGYRLALDSEHDAA, from the coding sequence ATGGCCCAGCCCAGGTCTGCGCCACTGGCCGGCTATCGAATCGCAGTCACATCAGCCCGTCGTGCCGAGGAGCTGTGTGCACTGCTGCACCGGCACGGGGCCGAGATATTCGCCGCACCGGCGATCAGCATGATCGCACTGCCCGACGACAACGAGCTGCACGCCAACACCCAGGCTTTGATCACCGATCCACCCGACATCCTGATCGCCCACACGGGCATCGGCTTTCGAGGTTGGGTCGCCGCGGCCGAAGGCTGGGGACTGGCCAACGAACTCGTCGATTCGCTGTCGCGTGGCCGGGTCATTTCGCGCGGGCCGAAAGCAACCGGGGCGTTGCGGGCGGCAGGGCTGCGCGAGGAGTGGTCGCCGGACTCGGAGTCCTCGCAGGAGGTCTTCGAGTACCTGCTCGACACCGGGGTGTCCGGCAAGCGCATCGCCATTCAACTGCACGGGGCTGCCGACGGCTGGGATCCCTTCCCGGAATTCATCTCCGGATTGCGATCAGCGGGAGCCGAAGTGGTACCGATCCGGGTATACCGTTGGAAGCCAACCCCTTTAGGCGGCGACTTTGACTGCTTGGTAACCGGCATCGCCCGGCGCCAGTTCGATGCCGTCAGCTTCACCTCGGCTCCGGCGGCGGCGGCGGTATTGGAGCGGGCACGCCAGTTGGACCTGGAGGAACAGCTGCTGGACGCCCTGCGCGGCGGGGTGCACGCGATGTGCGTCGGACCGGTGACATCGCGACCGCTGATCAGACGGGGGATACCCACCTCCTCGCCGGCACGAATGCGACTGGGCGCCTTGGCCCGCCACATAGCCGAAGAATTGCCGGCGCTGGGTTCGTGCAGCGTGAAAGCCGCCGGACATCTGGTCGACATTCGAGGAACCTGCGTCCTGGTCGATGGTTCGGTGCGCACCGTATCGGCCTCGGGCATGGCGATACTGCGCGCGCTGGCACATCGCCCGGGCGACGTCGTCGGACGCTCCGAACTGCTGCGGGTGTTGCCGGGCAACAGCGCGGACACGCATGCGGTGGACACCGCGGTGCTTCGACTGCGAACCGCGCTGGGCGACAAGAACATCGTCGCGACTGTTGTTAAGCGCGGTTACCGGCTGGCCCTCGACTCCGAACACGACGCCGCATGA
- a CDS encoding 5-oxoprolinase subunit B family protein, with amino-acid sequence MSVTEITDLPGDLVVASTVLDYGDHALLLQCDSTADVLAWADALRAARLPGVVDIVPASTTVLVKLDAPRFQEATRRRLRKLRVTPAAASQHPTDRGDEFLREVVIDVVYDGPDLGEVAQLTGLSTAQVINAHTSSRWRVGFSGFSPGFAYLIGGDQQLRVPRRAEPRTSVPTGSVGLAGEFSAVYPRRSPGGWQLIGHTDAVLWDIDRPDPALLTPGTWVRFRAA; translated from the coding sequence ATGAGTGTGACGGAGATCACCGACCTCCCGGGGGACCTTGTCGTGGCCAGCACCGTACTCGACTACGGCGACCATGCGTTGCTGCTGCAATGTGACAGTACCGCCGACGTTCTGGCGTGGGCCGATGCGTTGCGAGCCGCGCGGCTGCCCGGTGTGGTCGACATCGTCCCGGCCTCGACCACCGTGCTGGTCAAGCTGGACGCGCCACGCTTCCAAGAGGCCACCCGGCGCCGGCTGCGTAAGTTGCGCGTGACACCGGCTGCCGCCAGCCAGCACCCCACAGACCGCGGCGACGAATTCCTCAGGGAGGTCGTCATAGACGTCGTCTACGACGGGCCGGACCTGGGCGAGGTCGCCCAGCTCACCGGCCTGAGCACGGCGCAGGTCATCAACGCCCACACCAGCAGCCGCTGGCGGGTCGGATTCAGCGGATTCTCACCCGGCTTCGCCTACCTGATCGGCGGCGACCAGCAGCTGCGGGTCCCGCGGCGCGCCGAACCACGAACCTCGGTTCCGACCGGATCGGTGGGTCTGGCCGGAGAATTCAGCGCGGTTTATCCGCGTCGATCGCCCGGCGGATGGCAGCTCATCGGCCACACCGACGCCGTGCTATGGGACATCGACAGACCCGATCCAGCGCTGCTCACGCCCGGCACCTGGGTCCGGTTCCGCGCGGCGTGA
- a CDS encoding sirohydrochlorin chelatase, giving the protein MNLILTAHGTRRPSGVAMVGDLAARVSNLLDRTVHVAFVDVLGPTPSEVLSNLPDGRPAFVVPAFLSRGYHVRADLPAHVAASGHPNVTVTPALGQGRQITTVLGQLLLESGWRPGDSVILGAAGTSDHLARADLHNAAAALSAFTGSRVDIGFAALGAPHIGDAVATARRRGAVRVVIASYLLADGLFQQRLRGCGADLVTPPLGTHAGLAHLIARRFREAMTVADLCPLATPGPATLDLC; this is encoded by the coding sequence ATGAACCTGATATTGACGGCGCACGGTACCCGCCGGCCGTCGGGCGTGGCAATGGTCGGCGACCTCGCAGCACGGGTGAGTAACCTCCTGGACCGCACCGTGCATGTTGCATTCGTCGACGTGCTCGGACCCACCCCCAGCGAAGTGCTTTCGAATCTGCCTGATGGTCGACCAGCATTCGTGGTGCCGGCGTTTCTGTCCCGCGGTTACCACGTGCGCGCCGACCTCCCCGCACACGTCGCGGCCAGCGGACATCCCAACGTCACCGTCACCCCCGCATTAGGGCAGGGTCGTCAGATCACCACTGTCCTGGGCCAGCTGCTGCTGGAATCAGGTTGGCGCCCTGGCGATTCGGTGATATTGGGTGCAGCGGGCACCTCGGACCACCTTGCCCGAGCCGACCTGCACAACGCCGCGGCGGCGCTGTCGGCGTTCACCGGGTCGCGGGTTGATATAGGCTTCGCTGCGCTGGGCGCACCGCACATCGGCGACGCTGTAGCCACCGCGCGCCGCAGGGGCGCGGTTCGCGTCGTGATCGCCTCTTACCTGCTGGCCGACGGCCTTTTCCAACAACGACTCCGCGGGTGCGGCGCCGATCTGGTGACACCGCCGCTAGGCACCCATGCCGGACTGGCACACCTGATCGCGCGGCGGTTCCGCGAGGCGATGACGGTCGCGGACCTTTGCCCACTGGCCACGCCCGGACCTGCGACGCTTGATCTTTGCTGA
- a CDS encoding ABC transporter substrate-binding protein, with product MQQAWSRRGFLQVAGAAGLLGAGAAAVTAGCSDPKPAPGSPGGGAVTVNHLFGHTVVKEPPKRVVSAGYTEQDDLLAVGVVPIAVTNWFGDQPFGVWPWAQPKLAAAQPVLLSLENGIQVDQIAGLKPDLIVATNAGLDADTYQKLSNIAPTIAQSDGDAFFEPWRDQAATIGQAVFQSAQMKSLVDAVDTKFKDIGQKNPSWKGKKALLMQGRPWQGTVVATTAGWRTDFLGQMGLVVPDSINAYATDHRAVIPRDHVKEVLDSADVLIWSTESPEDQQALLADPEVAASQATAQKRHIFTTKDLAGAIAFASPLSYPVVADQLPPQIAKILG from the coding sequence GTGCAGCAGGCATGGAGTCGGCGGGGGTTCTTGCAGGTCGCCGGGGCCGCGGGACTGCTCGGCGCGGGCGCGGCGGCGGTCACGGCGGGATGTTCCGACCCGAAGCCGGCGCCGGGATCGCCCGGCGGCGGCGCGGTGACCGTCAACCACCTGTTCGGTCATACCGTCGTCAAGGAACCCCCCAAGCGGGTGGTCAGCGCCGGTTATACCGAGCAGGACGATCTGCTCGCCGTGGGCGTGGTACCCATCGCGGTCACCAACTGGTTCGGCGACCAGCCGTTCGGCGTCTGGCCCTGGGCGCAGCCGAAACTTGCTGCGGCGCAACCGGTTCTGCTGAGCCTGGAGAACGGGATCCAGGTCGACCAGATCGCCGGCCTCAAACCCGATCTGATCGTGGCGACCAACGCCGGCCTGGACGCCGACACCTACCAGAAGCTGTCCAATATCGCCCCCACTATCGCCCAGTCCGACGGCGACGCCTTCTTCGAGCCGTGGCGGGACCAGGCCGCCACCATTGGTCAGGCGGTATTCCAGTCAGCCCAGATGAAGTCATTGGTCGACGCGGTGGACACCAAGTTCAAGGACATCGGGCAGAAGAACCCGTCCTGGAAGGGCAAGAAGGCGCTGTTGATGCAGGGCCGACCGTGGCAGGGCACCGTGGTCGCGACGACAGCAGGCTGGCGGACCGACTTCCTGGGCCAGATGGGGCTCGTGGTCCCCGACAGCATCAACGCCTACGCCACCGACCACCGCGCGGTCATCCCCCGCGACCACGTCAAAGAGGTGCTCGACTCTGCCGACGTGCTGATCTGGTCGACAGAAAGCCCCGAAGACCAGCAGGCGCTGTTGGCCGATCCCGAGGTGGCGGCCTCGCAGGCGACCGCGCAGAAGCGCCACATTTTCACCACCAAGGACCTGGCCGGGGCGATCGCCTTCGCGTCGCCGCTGAGCTACCCCGTGGTCGCCGACCAGCTGCCCCCGCAGATCGCCAAGATCCTGGGCTGA
- the ligD gene encoding non-homologous end-joining DNA ligase, which yields MTGPATLEVAGREVTVTHPDKVVFPEAGITKLDLVHYYLAVADGALRGVAGRPMILKRFVKGISEEAVFQKRAPAKRPDWVDVATLRYASGTSADEAVIHDAAGLAWVINLGCVDLNPHPVQADDLDHPDELRIDLDPMPGVSWQGIVDVAQVAREVLEDHGLTAWPKTSGSRGFHIYARIAPQWPFSKVRLAAQTVAREVERRAPDLATSRWWKEEREGVFVDFNQNAKDRTVASAYSVRATPDARISTPLQWTEVAECRPERFTIATVPDRFADLGDPWADMDSAAGSLDRLLVLAEELGPPEKAPKGAKKSADGRRVSSMPLIEVARTKTKDEAMAALDTWRARHPRAAEFLEPVDVLVDGMRGPSSIWYRIRVNLQHVPPDQRPPQEELIADYSPWHGYSPKRAPEK from the coding sequence ATGACCGGTCCGGCGACGCTGGAGGTGGCCGGGCGCGAGGTCACCGTCACCCACCCCGACAAGGTCGTCTTTCCGGAGGCGGGCATCACCAAGCTCGATCTGGTCCACTACTACCTGGCGGTGGCCGATGGGGCACTGCGCGGCGTGGCCGGCCGTCCGATGATCCTCAAGCGCTTCGTCAAAGGCATCTCCGAAGAGGCGGTGTTCCAGAAGCGAGCACCGGCCAAGCGGCCGGATTGGGTGGACGTCGCCACACTGCGCTACGCCTCGGGCACGTCCGCCGACGAGGCCGTCATTCACGACGCCGCTGGGCTCGCCTGGGTGATCAATCTGGGCTGCGTCGACCTCAATCCGCACCCGGTGCAGGCCGACGACCTTGATCACCCCGACGAGCTGCGGATCGATCTGGATCCGATGCCCGGGGTCTCCTGGCAAGGCATCGTCGACGTCGCGCAGGTGGCCCGCGAGGTGCTCGAGGATCACGGCTTGACCGCGTGGCCGAAGACGTCGGGCTCACGCGGCTTCCACATTTACGCCCGGATCGCCCCGCAGTGGCCGTTCAGCAAGGTGCGGCTGGCGGCGCAGACCGTCGCGCGCGAGGTCGAACGCCGCGCCCCCGACCTGGCGACGAGCCGCTGGTGGAAGGAGGAACGGGAGGGGGTGTTCGTCGACTTCAACCAGAACGCGAAGGATCGCACCGTCGCCTCGGCGTACTCCGTGCGGGCCACCCCGGATGCGCGGATATCCACGCCGTTGCAGTGGACGGAGGTCGCCGAGTGCCGCCCGGAGCGGTTCACCATCGCCACCGTTCCGGACCGGTTCGCCGACCTGGGTGACCCGTGGGCGGACATGGACTCAGCGGCCGGCAGCCTGGACCGACTCCTAGTGCTGGCCGAGGAACTGGGTCCGCCCGAGAAGGCACCCAAGGGCGCCAAGAAGAGTGCTGACGGCCGGCGCGTCTCCTCCATGCCGCTCATCGAGGTCGCCCGGACCAAGACCAAGGACGAGGCGATGGCCGCGCTGGACACCTGGCGAGCTCGCCACCCCCGGGCGGCCGAATTCTTAGAACCCGTCGACGTGCTGGTCGACGGGATGCGCGGGCCTAGTTCGATCTGGTACCGGATCCGGGTCAACCTGCAGCATGTGCCACCGGACCAGCGGCCACCCCAAGAGGAGTTAATCGCCGATTACTCACCCTGGCACGGCTACTCGCCCAAACGCGCGCCCGAGAAGTAA
- a CDS encoding nitrate/nitrite transporter, whose translation MLARRSHTISDWDPEDVEAWEAGNKNIARRNLIWSVAAEHVGFSIWSIWSVMVLFMPTPVYGFSTADKFLLGAIATLVGGGLRFPYTFATAKFGGRNWTVFSALVLLIPTVGSIFLLANPGLPLWPYLICAALAGLGGGNFASSMTNINAFYPQRLKGAALALNAGGGNLGVPGIQLVGLLVIATAGDRQPYWVGAVYLVLLAVAGIGAALFMDNLEHYRIELGTMRAVLAEPHTWVVALLYIGTFGSFIGFSFAFGQVLQINFVASGQSNAQAALHAAQIAFLGPMLGSLSRVYGGRLADRAGGGRVTLGAFCGMLLAAGILVSVSTFSQHRVGPAPAAEMAGYVTGFIALFILSGIGNGSVYKMIPSIFESRSHALAVTEAQRRQWSRSMSGALIGLAGAIGALGGVGVNLALRQSYSSSGTATSAFWVFACFYVAAAVLTWLIYVRRPLTAGTTTRTGLAYV comes from the coding sequence ATGCTCGCGCGCCGTTCGCACACCATTTCCGACTGGGATCCCGAGGATGTGGAGGCGTGGGAGGCCGGCAACAAGAACATCGCACGACGCAATCTCATCTGGTCGGTGGCCGCCGAGCACGTCGGCTTTTCGATCTGGTCAATATGGTCGGTCATGGTGCTGTTCATGCCCACCCCGGTATACGGATTTTCGACGGCCGACAAGTTCCTGCTGGGCGCCATCGCGACGCTGGTCGGCGGCGGCCTGCGCTTTCCCTATACGTTCGCCACCGCGAAGTTCGGCGGCCGCAACTGGACCGTCTTCTCTGCGCTGGTGCTGCTCATTCCCACTGTCGGTAGCATCTTTTTGCTGGCCAACCCGGGTTTGCCGCTGTGGCCATACCTGATCTGCGCCGCGCTGGCCGGGCTGGGCGGCGGAAACTTCGCCTCGTCGATGACCAACATCAACGCGTTTTACCCCCAGCGGCTCAAGGGCGCGGCGCTAGCGCTGAACGCGGGCGGTGGCAATCTCGGCGTCCCGGGGATCCAGCTGGTCGGCTTGCTGGTGATCGCGACCGCCGGTGACCGCCAGCCGTACTGGGTGGGCGCGGTATATCTGGTACTCCTGGCCGTCGCCGGAATCGGCGCCGCCCTGTTCATGGACAACCTTGAGCACTACCGCATCGAGCTGGGCACCATGCGCGCGGTGCTAGCCGAGCCACACACCTGGGTGGTCGCACTGCTTTACATCGGCACCTTCGGTTCGTTCATCGGATTCTCCTTCGCCTTCGGGCAGGTGCTGCAGATCAACTTCGTCGCCAGCGGCCAGAGCAACGCCCAGGCCGCGCTGCATGCGGCACAGATCGCCTTCCTGGGGCCGATGCTGGGGTCGCTGTCGCGGGTGTACGGCGGCCGGTTGGCCGATCGCGCAGGCGGTGGGCGAGTCACGCTCGGTGCGTTCTGCGGCATGCTCTTAGCCGCCGGAATCCTGGTCAGTGTAAGCACTTTCAGCCAGCACCGCGTTGGACCTGCGCCTGCGGCCGAAATGGCCGGTTACGTAACCGGTTTCATCGCGCTGTTCATCTTGTCCGGAATCGGCAACGGCTCTGTGTACAAGATGATTCCGTCCATCTTCGAATCGCGCAGCCATGCCCTTGCGGTCACCGAGGCGCAGCGCCGACAATGGTCTCGGTCCATGTCCGGCGCACTGATCGGACTAGCCGGGGCGATCGGCGCGCTCGGTGGTGTGGGCGTCAATCTCGCTCTGCGCCAATCGTATTCGAGCAGCGGGACCGCCACATCGGCGTTCTGGGTGTTCGCGTGTTTTTACGTCGCCGCCGCGGTACTGACGTGGCTGATCTACGTGCGCCGGCCCCTTACCGCGGGCACTACCACCCGTACGGGTCTGGCGTACGTGTAG
- the nirD gene encoding nitrite reductase small subunit NirD translates to MKTNNRVWTTACDYDRLIPGRGVGVLLDDGSQAALFRLDDGSVYAIGNIDPFSGAAVLSRGLVGDRGGRVVVQSPILKQAFALDDGGCLDDTSVSVPVYPVRVTADCRIEIGRVAARMAA, encoded by the coding sequence ATGAAGACCAATAATCGGGTGTGGACGACCGCCTGCGACTACGACCGCCTGATCCCGGGCCGCGGCGTGGGCGTGCTGCTCGACGACGGCAGCCAGGCCGCGCTGTTCCGCCTTGATGACGGTTCGGTGTACGCGATCGGCAATATCGACCCGTTCTCCGGTGCGGCGGTACTGTCCCGTGGCCTGGTGGGTGATCGCGGTGGGAGAGTCGTGGTCCAGTCGCCAATCTTGAAGCAGGCGTTCGCACTCGACGACGGCGGCTGCCTGGACGACACCAGCGTGTCGGTCCCGGTGTACCCGGTGCGCGTGACGGCCGATTGTCGCATCGAGATCGGCCGGGTCGCCGCGCGGATGGCCGCCTGA
- a CDS encoding PE family protein codes for MSYLNVAPDVLSSAAADVSGIGSALRWANAEAATRTTALLAAGADEVSMAVASLFSGHGQAYQSVSTQLTAFHEQFVQALESNANTYAAAESAAASPLQLILDVVNAPTQALLGRPLIGNGADAAPGSGANGAAGGLLLGNGGRGGSGAGGQAGGAGGAAGLIGNGGSGGTGGAGATGGAGGSGGWLYGNGGTGGDGGAAMSVGMAGGHGGVGGSAGLWGAGGNGGHGGAGMAGANAVNPASITDPSLNGAPGYGGQTDKAGNISAGDGGPGQAGGMGVNGGSGGSGGDADATQGKGSPASRGVAGSGGEGGAGGAGGASGGDGGQAGYSRTLGGTAIAGAGGGGGAGGAGLNGLSGSAGGAGGDGGRGGLLVGNGGDGGFGGTGGLGGSGSAGGTGGAGGGHTPVDATSTNAAYSSSGNAYGGNGGSGGAGGDGGQGGRGAAGGAGGNGGAAGWLVGNGGAGGHGGGGGAGGAGALGGNGGAGAAGGNAGAPAGATFGGSGGDGGNAGHGGNGGDGGDGGQGGAGARGGLFGKGGAAGGLGDGGVGGVGGSRGSAGSGGAAGLGLGANPHNGSAGSDGVSTGDFDGSNGADGNAGIKRA; via the coding sequence ATGTCATATCTAAATGTTGCCCCTGACGTGCTTTCGTCAGCGGCAGCAGACGTGTCTGGTATCGGTTCCGCTCTGCGCTGGGCCAATGCGGAGGCGGCGACTCGGACGACGGCACTGCTCGCTGCGGGCGCCGACGAGGTGTCGATGGCCGTTGCGTCGCTGTTCTCCGGGCATGGTCAGGCCTACCAGAGCGTGTCGACTCAGCTGACCGCGTTTCACGAGCAGTTTGTGCAGGCCCTCGAGTCGAACGCGAATACTTACGCCGCCGCGGAGTCGGCCGCCGCGTCGCCCCTGCAGTTAATCCTCGATGTGGTCAACGCGCCCACCCAGGCACTGCTGGGCCGTCCGTTAATCGGCAACGGCGCTGATGCTGCCCCGGGTTCCGGCGCCAACGGCGCAGCGGGTGGACTTTTGTTGGGCAACGGAGGCAGGGGCGGGTCGGGCGCCGGCGGCCAGGCCGGAGGTGCGGGCGGCGCGGCCGGGCTGATCGGCAACGGGGGCAGCGGCGGGACTGGCGGCGCCGGCGCAACCGGCGGGGCGGGTGGCAGTGGCGGGTGGCTGTACGGCAACGGCGGCACAGGTGGCGACGGCGGGGCTGCGATGTCGGTCGGTATGGCTGGCGGTCACGGTGGCGTCGGCGGCAGCGCCGGGCTGTGGGGTGCGGGCGGTAACGGCGGGCACGGTGGGGCCGGCATGGCCGGCGCGAACGCCGTCAACCCGGCATCGATCACCGACCCGAGCCTGAACGGCGCTCCTGGTTACGGCGGTCAAACCGACAAGGCCGGAAACATCAGCGCCGGCGACGGCGGACCCGGCCAGGCGGGTGGGATGGGTGTCAACGGGGGTAGCGGCGGTAGCGGCGGTGACGCCGACGCCACGCAAGGGAAGGGGTCGCCGGCGTCCAGGGGGGTCGCCGGCAGTGGCGGCGAGGGCGGAGCGGGAGGCGCTGGCGGGGCCAGCGGCGGCGACGGAGGTCAGGCCGGGTACTCCCGAACCCTCGGCGGTACGGCTATCGCGGGTGCGGGTGGTGGCGGCGGTGCCGGCGGCGCGGGTTTGAACGGGCTGAGCGGTAGCGCGGGGGGTGCCGGCGGCGACGGGGGCCGGGGCGGATTGCTGGTTGGCAACGGTGGTGACGGTGGTTTCGGCGGCACCGGCGGCCTCGGCGGAAGCGGTTCCGCCGGCGGTACCGGCGGCGCCGGCGGCGGGCACACTCCCGTCGATGCGACCTCCACGAACGCCGCCTACAGCTCCAGCGGCAACGCCTACGGCGGCAACGGCGGATCGGGCGGTGCGGGCGGCGATGGCGGGCAAGGTGGCCGCGGCGCCGCCGGGGGAGCGGGCGGAAATGGCGGCGCCGCGGGGTGGTTGGTCGGCAACGGTGGTGCCGGTGGACACGGTGGTGGCGGCGGCGCCGGCGGTGCAGGTGCGCTGGGCGGCAACGGTGGGGCCGGCGCCGCGGGCGGCAACGCCGGTGCCCCCGCGGGCGCCACGTTCGGCGGCTCTGGGGGCGATGGTGGCAACGCCGGTCATGGCGGCAATGGTGGCGACGGGGGCGACGGCGGTCAGGGTGGCGCCGGTGCCCGCGGCGGGTTGTTCGGCAAGGGCGGCGCGGCGGGCGGCCTCGGTGACGGCGGCGTGGGCGGGGTCGGCGGCTCGCGGGGCAGCGCTGGTAGCGGCGGTGCGGCCGGGTTGGGACTGGGTGCTAACCCGCACAACGGCTCCGCCGGATCAGACGGCGTCAGCACTGGGGACTTCGACGGGTCCAACGGGGCCGACGGCAACGCCGGGATCAAGCGTGCGTGA
- a CDS encoding 5-oxoprolinase/urea amidolyase family protein: MTTLEILRTGPLALVQDLGRAGLAHLGVSRSGAADRRSHTLANRLVANPDDWATVEVTFGGFSARVRGGDLDIAVTGADTEPTVSGIMFGTNSIQHVHDGEVISLGTPQAGLRSYLAVRGGICVTPVLGSRSYDVMSAIGPLPLQAGDVVPVGEHSDGYPELDQAPVAAIERHIVELMVIPGPRDDWFAEPDALVHTVWMASDRSDRVGMRLEGRPIVQRWPDRQLPSEGTTRGAIQVPPNGLPVILGPDHPITGGYPVIGVVVNEDIDKAAQVRPGQYVRLHWARPRS; this comes from the coding sequence ATGACGACACTGGAAATCCTGCGTACCGGACCGCTGGCCCTGGTCCAGGATCTGGGCCGGGCGGGGCTGGCCCACCTCGGCGTCAGCCGCTCCGGCGCCGCCGACCGCCGCTCGCACACGCTGGCCAACCGGCTGGTGGCCAACCCGGACGACTGGGCCACCGTCGAGGTGACCTTCGGCGGGTTCTCCGCGCGGGTGCGCGGCGGCGACCTTGACATCGCCGTGACCGGCGCCGACACCGAGCCCACCGTCAGTGGAATCATGTTTGGCACCAACAGTATTCAGCATGTACACGACGGTGAGGTGATCTCACTGGGCACTCCGCAGGCCGGGCTGCGCAGCTACTTGGCCGTGCGGGGCGGTATCTGCGTCACGCCAGTGCTGGGCTCCCGCAGCTACGACGTGATGTCGGCGATCGGGCCGCTGCCGCTGCAAGCCGGCGACGTGGTGCCGGTCGGCGAGCACAGCGACGGCTACCCCGAACTCGACCAGGCTCCCGTCGCCGCGATCGAAAGACACATAGTCGAGCTGATGGTGATCCCCGGTCCGCGCGACGACTGGTTCGCCGAGCCCGACGCATTGGTGCACACCGTGTGGATGGCATCGGATCGCAGCGACCGGGTGGGCATGCGGTTGGAGGGCCGCCCCATCGTGCAGCGCTGGCCCGACCGGCAACTGCCCAGTGAAGGCACCACCCGCGGCGCAATCCAGGTGCCACCGAACGGCTTACCGGTCATTCTCGGACCCGATCACCCGATCACTGGCGGCTACCCGGTGATAGGCGTGGTGGTCAACGAGGACATCGACAAGGCTGCCCAGGTGCGGCCCGGCCAGTATGTGCGACTGCATTGGGCGCGGCCACGGTCGTAA